A portion of the Verrucomicrobiia bacterium genome contains these proteins:
- a CDS encoding PHP domain-containing protein → MTSAATPSRFADLHLHTRYSDGTFTPRELVEHALKLGFTAIAVTDHDTLDAIPEALAAGQELGIEVIPGVEITSRIDTQELHMLAYLFGDSWRDPNLRMVLDHATRVRRERVDQFVAKLNELGVALTVEDVFACSDCGTVGRPHVAQALVKRGFVASVEEAFNRFLKRGKPAYVERYRMEAAETIGHIKRAGGVAVIAHPGLNYLDKRLHEMVDQGMSGIEVWHSRHTPAQVEHYEKMAETLGVCATGGSDCHGLGRDGMLLGRIKLPYERVEVLKARAPAKS, encoded by the coding sequence ATGACTTCCGCCGCGACTCCATCGCGCTTCGCGGATCTGCATCTGCACACGCGCTATTCAGACGGTACCTTCACGCCACGCGAACTCGTCGAGCACGCGCTCAAGCTTGGTTTCACGGCCATAGCCGTTACCGACCACGACACGCTCGACGCGATTCCCGAAGCGCTCGCAGCCGGTCAGGAGCTGGGCATCGAAGTCATCCCCGGCGTCGAAATCACCAGCCGCATTGACACGCAGGAACTTCACATGCTCGCGTACCTGTTCGGTGATTCGTGGCGCGACCCGAATCTGCGCATGGTGTTGGATCACGCCACGCGCGTGCGGCGAGAACGCGTCGATCAATTCGTGGCAAAATTGAATGAGTTGGGCGTCGCGCTGACAGTCGAAGATGTGTTCGCATGCTCTGATTGTGGCACGGTCGGCCGCCCGCATGTCGCCCAGGCGCTGGTAAAGCGCGGCTTCGTCGCCAGTGTGGAAGAAGCGTTCAACCGCTTTCTAAAACGCGGCAAGCCCGCCTACGTCGAACGCTATCGGATGGAAGCTGCCGAGACCATCGGCCACATCAAACGCGCAGGCGGTGTGGCGGTAATCGCGCATCCGGGCCTGAACTATCTCGACAAACGCCTTCACGAAATGGTCGATCAGGGGATGAGCGGCATCGAAGTGTGGCACTCCCGCCACACGCCTGCACAAGTTGAACACTACGAAAAGATGGCGGAAACACTTGGCGTCTGCGCCACCGGCGGTAGCGACTGCCACGGCCTTGGACGTGATGGCATGCTTCTCGGCAGGATCAAGTTACCCTACGAACGCGTCGAGGTGTTGAAAGCCCGCGCACCAGCGAAATCGTAA